One Vigna unguiculata cultivar IT97K-499-35 chromosome 7, ASM411807v1, whole genome shotgun sequence genomic region harbors:
- the LOC114192521 gene encoding zinc finger protein ZAT11-like, whose product MKRQREESVDLANCVVLLSHPREIKRHKRLGPVEFECRTCNRKFSSFQALGGHRASHKTAKQEVKEEEKIVRLGNKRKKHECSICGQEFSLGQALGGHMKRHRISLNEGFSSINQALVKVPVLKRSNSRRVMCLDLNLTPLQNDLKLLFGDKAPTVDSFV is encoded by the coding sequence ATGAAGAGACAGAGAGAAGAGAGCGTAGATTTGGCAAATTGTGTAGTGCTACTCTCTCATCCCAGAGAAATCAAACGTCACAAACGTTTGGGGCCGGTGGAATTTGAGTGCAGAACCTGCAACCGTAAGTTTTCTTCGTTTCAAGCACTTGGTGGGCACAGGGCCAGCCACAAAACGGCGAAACAAGAGGTGAAAGAAGAGGAAAAGATTGTGAGATTGGGAAATAAGAGGAAAAAGCACGAGTGCTCCATTTGTGGTCAAGAATTTTCTCTGGGTCAGGCACTGGGAGGACACATGAAAAGGCATAGAATTTCGCTAAACGAAGGGTTTTCTTCAATAAATCAGGCTCTGGTAAAGGTCCCGGTTCTTAAAAGGTCGAATAGTAGGAGGGTTATGTGCTTGGACTTGAACTTGACCCCTCTGCAGAATGACTTGAAGCTATTGTTTGGCGATAAAGCACCCACAGTTGATTCCTTCGTCTGA
- the LOC114191171 gene encoding uncharacterized protein LOC114191171: MGGSGWVSFGKRKKINEAKNNVQINKHVRGLSDDECETDELVSLVGTDCDSDDEDTCGKFPTFFMPKSMADYEWEVGTYFISKEEFIKAIRTYGLQNERNLKIGKNDKKKRVRVTCLGSKGKCGWIAYCAYVPIVQTWQLRKIVDKHTCCREFNNRLMNAKWLSGRIENTVRENLTVKVVHIREKGLRKWKVSISHTMSFRARSMAANNIDGSFTKQYKRIYDYAHELRRSNSGSTIKLKVEDHDGAKIFQRFYICLKARFGGELLTVMARDAKDQMLPLAYAVVEVENKYTWSWFLDILIDDLGGRPNIRPKP; encoded by the coding sequence ATGGGTGGGTCAGGTTGGGTTTCCTTtggaaagaggaaaaaaattaatgaggCTAAGAATAATGTACAAATCAACAAACATGTCAGGGGACTCTCTGATGATGAATGTGAAACTGATGAATTGGTCAGTTTGGTAGGCACTGATTGTGATAGTGATGATGAAGACACATGTGGAAAGTTTCCCACATTTTTTATGCCCAAAAGTATGGCTGACTATGAATGGGAAGTTGGGACATATTTCATAAGTaaagaagaatttataaaagcCATTAGAACATACGGGTTGCAAAACGAGAGAAACTTGAAAATTGGtaagaatgacaaaaaaaagagagtaaggGTGACATGTTTGGGTTCAAAAGGAAAATGTGGTTGGATTGCTTATTGTGCATATGTACCTATTGTGCAAACTTGGCAGTTAAGAAAGATAGTTGATAAACATACTTGCTGTAGAGAGTTTAACAATAGGCTAATGAATGCAAAGTGGTTAAGTGGAAGAATAGAAAACACAGTGAGAGAAAATCTTACTGTTAAGGTAGTGCACATTCGTGAAAAGGGCCTAAGAAAGTGGAAAGTTTCTATATCTCACACAATGTCTTTTCGAGCAAGATCAATGGCTGCAAACAACATTGATGGGTCCTTCACAAAGCAATACAAACGTATATATGACTATGCTCATGAGCTACGTAGATCAAATTCGGGttcaacaataaaattaaaggtTGAAGATCATGATGGTGCAAAGATATTCcaaagattttatatttgtttaaaggCGAGGTTTGGTGGTGAGTTATTGACAGTTATGGCACGGGATGCAAAAGATCAGATGTTGCCATTAGCATACGCAGTTGTGGAGGTAGAAAATAAGTACACGTGGTCTTGGTTCTTAGACATTTTAATTGATGATCTGGGTGGGAGACCCAATATAAGGCCAAAACCTTAA